The following proteins are encoded in a genomic region of Paralichthys olivaceus isolate ysfri-2021 chromosome 23, ASM2471397v2, whole genome shotgun sequence:
- the scyl2 gene encoding SCY1-like protein 2 isoform X1 — MESMLNKLKSTVTKVTADVTSAVMGNPVTREFEVGRHIASGGPGMCWRIYNGTKKSTKQEVAVFVFDKKVVDKYQKFEKDQIVDSLKRGVQQLTRLRHPRLLTVQHPLEESRDCLAFCTEPVFASLSNVLGHWDNLPSPVPNDIKEYKLYDVETKYGLLQISEGMSFLHSGVKMVHGNLCPENIILNKSGAWKIMGFDFSISSTNPSDAEPKYTCKEWEPILPPLCLPNPEYLAPEYILSVSCDSASDMYSLGVVMHAIFNEGKPVFQVNKHDIFKSFSRQLDQLSSMSPALLNKIPEEVREHVKMLLSVTPNVRPDADQLTKIPFFDDVGAVTLQYFDSLFQRDNLQKSQFYKGLPKVLPKLPKRVVVYRILPSLTSEFINPDMVPFVLPNVLLIAEECTKEEYIRLILPDLTPVFKQQEPIQASNMILLIFLQKMDLLLTKTPPEEIKNSVLPMVYRALGAPSVQIQELCLNIIPTFANLIDYPSMKNSLIPRIKTACLQTSSLAVRVNSLVCLGKILEYLDKWFVIDEILPFLQQIPSREPAVLMGILGIYKCTFSHKKLGIPKEHLATKSLPHLVSLSIDNNLNLNQFNSFMAVIREMLSRMETEHKTKLEQLHIMQEQQRSLNISNPGNQSEETKSPPSSSNQIDVIFGSTGVNGKENGSAPAAAASQPNRMSLTLEEKQRLAKEQEQAAKLRNQQPLAPQTIKPAATTNSQTKDLTSSLLNNMTSLNSLSLANTARPAPVQGNTMSAFPSSSPMVGSMGTPVSNGFNAPMGFQTGGMGMGIRPTGPGLYGGMATTTSTPNFGALTQNHTSIGQTNKAPDMSALDSLFTPSKPKVSLNQMGPIVAPGTNTPWLNQFGSAQNAQSQMQGVPVGSGGVPTGFGMQANPFFSPQNFSQSAAAPNMNQSGVKHCASVNNDLKDLFG, encoded by the exons ATGGAATCTATGCTTAACAAGCTTAAAAGCACTGTTACTAAGGTAACAGCAGATGTCACCAGCGCTGTCATGGGCAACCCGGTGACACGAGAGTTTGAGGTTGGACGACATATTGCCAGCGGTGGGCCTGGAATGTGCTGGAGAATCTACAATGGCACCAAGAAGTCCACCAAACAG GAAGTGGCAGTGTTTGTGTTCGATAAGAAGGTGGTTGATAAGTATCAGAAATTTGAGAAGGACCAAATCGTTGATTCACTGAAAAGAGGAGTGCAACAGCTGACCAGGCTGCGTCATCCCCGTCTCCTGACTGTGCAGCATCCTCTGGAGGAGTCACG GGACTGCCTGGCGTTCTGTACAGAGCCGGTGTTTGCAAGTCTGTCCAATGTGCTGGGCCACTGGGACAACCTGCCGAGCCCTGTGCCCAACGACATCAAGGAGTACAAGCTCTATGATGTAGAGACCAAGTATGGCTTGCTACAG ATCTCAGAAGGTATGTCCTTCCTCCACAGTGGGGTGAAAATGGTTCATGGCAACTTGTGTCCAGAGAACATAATCCTCAACAAGAGTGGAGCCTGGAAAATCATGGGCTTTGACTTCAGCATCTCCTCGACAAACCCCTCAGATGCTGAG CCCAAGTACACATGTAAAGAGTGGGAGCCCATCCttcctccactctgcctccccAACCCTGAGTACCTGGCCCCTGAGTACATCCTGTCTGTCAGCTGTGACTCTGCCTCCGACATGTACTCACTGGGTGTGGTCATGCATGCCATCTTCAATGAGGGCAAGCCCGTTTTCCAGGTCAACAAGCATGACATTTTCAAGAGCTTCAGCCGACAGCTTGACCAG CTGAGCAGCATGAGTCCAGCACTGCTAAACAAGATCCCAGAGGAGGTGCGGGAGCACGTCAAAATGCTGCTCAGTGTCACGCCCAATGTCCGGCCTGATGCTGACCAGTTGACCAAG ATTCCATTTTTTGACGACGTGGGTGCTGTCACTCTTCAGTATTTTGACTCCCTTTTCCAAAGGGACAACCTACAGAAGTCTCAGTTCTATAAAGGCCTCCCCAAAGTCCTTCCCAAACTGCCCAAG AGAGTGGTGGTGTATCGAATCTTGCCATCATTGACCTCTGAGTTCATCAACCCCGACATGGTTCCCTTCGTGCTGCCCAATGTGCTGCTGATCGCAGAGGAGTGCACAAAAGAGGAGTACATTCGTCTCATCCTGCCTGACCTCACACCTGTTTTCAAACAGCAAGAGCCTATTCAG GCTAGTAACATG ATCCTGCTGATCTTCCTGCAGAAGATGGACCTGCTGCTGACCAAAACACCGCCAGAAGAAATCAAGAACAGCGTGTTGCCTATGGTCTACAGAGCTCTTGGAGCCCCGTCTGTACAGATCCAG GAGCTGTGTCTGAACATCATCCCCACATTTGCCAACCTGATTGACTACCCGTCCATGAAGAACTCCCTCATTCCTCGGATCAAAACAGCCTGCCTGCAGACCTCCTCACTAGCT GTACGAGTGAACTCTCTGGTGTGTCTAGGGAAGATCTTGGAGTATCTAGACAAGTGGTTTGTCATTGATGAGATCCTGCCCTTCTTACAACAGATTCCCTCCAGAGAACCAGCAGTGCTCATGGGCATCCTAG GAATTTATAAATGCACATTCAGCCACAAGAAGCTGGGCATTCCAAAAGAGCACCTCGCTACCAAGAGCCTGCCCCACCTCGTCTCTCTTAGTATAGACAACAACCTCAATCTGAATCAG TTTAACTCGTTTATGGCGGTTATACGCGAAATGCTGAGTCGCATGGAGACTGAACACAAGACCAAGTTGGAGCAGCTGCACATcatgcaggagcagcagag GAGTCTAAACATTTCAAACCCAGggaaccaatcagaggagacaaagagtCCACCAAGCTCCAGCAACCAG attGATGTTATCTTTGGCAGCACAGGGGTTAATGGAAAAGAGAATGGGTCtgcaccagctgcagcagcctcacAGCCTAATAGG ATGTCTCTGACTCTTGAGGAGAAACAGCGATTGGCTAAGGAGCAGGAACAAGCAGCCAAACTGAGGAACCAGCAGCCGTTGGCACCACAGACTATCAAACCAGCCGCCACCACCAACTCACAG ACTAAGGATCTGACcagcagccttctcaacaacATGACGTCGCTAAACAGCCTGTCTTTGGCCAACACAGCACGACCAGCCCCAGTGCAGGGCAACACCATGTCTGCCTTTCCCTCCTCCAGCCCCATGGTTGGCTCCATGGGCACCCCAGTCTCTAATGGCTTCAATGCACCTATGGGCTTCCAGACAGGGGGCATGGGGATGGGCATTCGTCCCACGGGCCCTGGCCTCTATGGCGGCATggccaccaccaccagcaccccAAACTTCGGCGCTCTCACACAGAATCATACATCCATTGGGCAGACAAACAAAGCCCCCGACATGTCAGCCTTGGACAGTCTTTTTACACCCAGCAAACCCAAAGTCAGCCTCAACCAAATGGGTCCCATAGTCGCACCTGGAACCAATACACCCTGGCTCAATCAGTTCGGTTCAGCCCAGAACGCTCAATCTCAGATGCAGGGTGTCCCAGTAGGTTCTGGAGGGGTGCCCACTGGGTTTGGGATGCAGGCAAACCCTTTTTTCAGCCCGCAGAACTTTTCTCAATCTGCTGCTGCCCCTAATATGAACCAAAGTGGAGTTAAACATTGTGCATCTGTCAATAATGACCTGAAAGACTTATTCGGGTGA
- the LOC138406749 gene encoding 4-galactosyl-N-acetylglucosaminide 3-alpha-L-fucosyltransferase 9-like, with translation MSLASCQMTRPRHIAFSCVLLLCFLVIFLTYYYTLENKFPGDDFSVYLKRGNHSCVYPVEAQTQGSNQNRSSEQHEEAPTDGPQKIQDVKVEAEPNTLLLIWMWPFNEKYDLTCDTVNYKGCRLTDDKSLYHEAHGVLFHHVNIDENLENMPSEPRPWFQKWVWLNLEPPPNCRKLPGLDNLFNVTSCYRLDSHIPVHYGFLEPHTSEVESFQLPTKDKLVCWIVSNWHEGLKRVQYYNELKEHIHIETYGKAFGKHVDDESYASIVSSCKFYLSFENSQHTDYITEKLFTPMKLGAVPVALGTTRRNYEDQVPGDAFIHVDDFPTPKELAERLLHLDQNTAEYMTFFDWKKRYRIQHFYHGTEHACKTCRYLQKNRRHHACHSLTHWFWDT, from the coding sequence ATGTCCTTGGCGAGCTGCCAGATGACTCGTCCGCGCCATATTGCCTTCAGCTGCgtactgttgttgtgtttcctggTCATTTTTTTAACATACTACTACACACTTGAAAACAAGTTCCCTGGCGATGATTTCAGTGTTTATCTGAAGAGAGGAAATCATTCTTGTGTGTATCCTGTGGAGGCACAGACCCAGGGCTCAAACCAAAACCGTTCCTCGGAGCAGCACGAGGAAGCACCTACCGATGGTCCCCAGAAGATCCAGGATGTGAAGGTGGAGGCTGAGCCCAACACTCTCCTGTTGATTTGGATGTGGCCATTTAACGAAAAATACGATCTCACCTGCGATACGGTAAATTATAAAGGATGCCGCTTGACTGATGACAAGTCTCTTTACCACGAAGCCCACGGGGTTCTCTTCCACCACGTGAACATTGATGAAAATCTGGAAAACATGCCAAGTGAGCCACGTCCCTGGTTTCAGAAATGGGTGTGGTTAAACTTGGAGCCACCTCCAAACTGCAGAAAATTACCTGGACTTGATAACTTGTTCAACGTGACATCCTGTTATCGCTTAGATTCACATATCCCAGTGCATTATGGGTTTTTGGAGCCACATACATCTGAGGTGGAGAGTTTCCAGCTGCCAACCAAGGACAAGTTGGTTTGTTGGATTGTGAGCAACTGGCATGAggggctcaaaagagttcagtACTACAACGAACTGAAAGAACACATCCACATAGAAACTTATGGGAAGGCTTTTGGCAAACATGTAGATGATGAAAGCTATGCTAGCATTGTCTCAAGTTGTAAATTCTATCTCTCCTTTGAAAACTCTCAACACACAGATTATATCACAGAGAAGTTATTCACTCCCATGAAACTGGGAGCTGTACCCGTAGCTCTGGGCACAACGAGAAGAAACTACGAAGACCAAGTCCCAGGCGACGCTTTCATTCATGTCGATGACTTTCCCACTCCAAAGGAGCTGGCGGAGAGACTCCTTCACCTTGATCAGAATACTGCTGAATATATGACATTCTTTGATTGGAAAAAGAGGTATAGAATTCAACACTTTTATCATGGAACGGAACATGCCTGCAAAACTTGTCGTTACttacaaaaaaacagaagacacCATGCTTGTCATTCTCTTACTCATTGGTTCTGGGATACATAG
- the LOC109632754 gene encoding 4-galactosyl-N-acetylglucosaminide 3-alpha-L-fucosyltransferase 9-like, whose product MSFSSCQMTRPRQIAFGCVLLVCFLVIFLTYYKFEIKFPDFSVYLKRGNHSCVCPVEAQTQGSNQNRSSEQHEEAPTDGPQKIQDVEVEAEPDTLLLIWMWPFNEKYDLTCDTVNYKGCRLTDDKSLYHEAHGVLFHHVNIDENLENMPSEPRPWFQKWVWLNMEPPPNCKKLPGLDNLFNVTSCYRLDSHIPVHYGHLEPHTSEVESFQLPTKDKLVCWIVSNWHEGLKRVQYYNELKEHIHIETYGKAFGKHVDAESYTSIVSSCKFYLAFENSQHTDYITEKLFNPMKLGTVPVVLGTTRRNYEDQVPGDAFIHVDDFPTPKELAERLLHLEQNTAEYMTFFDWKKRYRIQHFYYGTEHACKTCRYLQKNRGHHACHSLTHWFWDT is encoded by the coding sequence ATGTCCTTCTCAAGCTGCCAGATGACTCGTCCGCGCCAAATTGCCTTTGGCTGCGTACTGTTGGTGTGTTTCCTGGTCATTTTTTTAACATACTACAAGTTTGAAATCAAGTTCCCTGATTTCAGTGTTTATCTGAAGAGAGGAAATCATtcttgtgtgtgtcctgtggaGGCACAGACCCAGGGCTCAAACCAAAACCGTTCCTCGGAGCAGCACGAGGAAGCACCTACCGATGGTCCCCAGAAGATCCaggatgtggaggtggaggctgaGCCCGACACTCTCCTGTTGATTTGGATGTGGCCATTTAACGAAAAATACGATCTCACCTGCGATACGGTAAATTATAAAGGATGCCGCTTGACTGATGATAAGTCTCTTTACCACGAAGCCCACGGGGTTCTCTTCCACCACGTGAACATTGACGAAAATCTGGAAAACATGCCAAGTGAGCCACGTCCCTGGTTTCAGAAATGGGTGTGGTTAAACATGGAGCCACCTCCAAACTGCAAAAAATTACCTGGACTTGATAACTTGTTCAACGTGACATCCTGTTATCGCTTAGATTCACATATCCCAGTGCATTATGGGCATTTAGAGCCACATACATCTGAGGTGGAGAGTTTCCAGCTGCCAACCAAGGACAAGTTGGTTTGTTGGATTGTGAGCAACTGGCATGAggggctcaaaagagttcagtACTACAACGAACTGAAAGAACACATCCACATAGAAACTTATGGGAAGGCTTTTGGCAAACATGTAGATGCTGAAAGCTATACTAGCATTGTCTCAAGTTGTAAATTCTATCTCGCCTTTGAAAACTCTCAACACACAGATTATATCACAGAGAAGTTATTCAATCCCATGAAACTGGGAACTGTACCCGTAGTTCTGGGCACAACGAGAAGAAACTACGAAGACCAAGTCCCAGGCGACGCTTTCATTCATGTCGATGACTTTCCCACTCCAAAGGAGCTGGCAGAGAGACTCCTTCACCTTGAACAGAATACTGCTGAATATATGACATTCTTTGATTGGAAAAAGAGGTATAGAATTCAACACTTTTATTATGGAACGGAACATGCCTGCAAAACTTGTCGTTACTTACAAAAAAACAGAGGACACCATGCTTGTCATTCTCTTACTCATTGGTTCTGGGATACATAG
- the LOC138406807 gene encoding 4-galactosyl-N-acetylglucosaminide 3-alpha-L-fucosyltransferase 9-like, giving the protein MSLASCQMTRPRQIAFGCVLLVCFLVIFLTYYKFENKFPDFSVYLKRGNHSCVCPVEAETQGSNQNRSSEQHEEAPTDGPQKIQDMEVEAEPDTLLLIWMWPFNEKYDLTCDTVNYKGCRLTDDKSLYHEAHGVLFHHVNIYENLENMPSEPRPWFQKWVWLNMEPPPNCKKLPGLDNLFNVTSCYRLDSHIPVRYGFLEPHTSEVESFQLPTKDKLVCWIVSNWHEGLKRVQYYNELKEHIHIETYGKAFGKHVDAESYTSIVSSCKFYLAFENSQHTDYITEKLFRPMKLGTVPVVLGTTRRNYEDQVPGDAFIHVDDFPTPKELAERLLHLEQNTAEYMTFFDWKKRYRIQHFYYGTEHACKTCRYLQKNRGHHACHSLTHWFWDT; this is encoded by the coding sequence ATGTCCTTGGCGAGCTGCCAGATGACTCGTCCGCGCCAAATTGCCTTTGGCTGCGTACTGTTGGTGTGTTTCTTGGTCATTTTTTTAACATACTACAAGTTTGAAAACAAGTTCCCTGATTTCAGTGTTTATCTGAAGAGAGGAAATCATtcttgtgtgtgtcctgtggaGGCTGAGACCCAGGGCTCAAACCAAAACCGTTCCTCGGAGCAGCACGAGGAAGCACCTACCGATGGTCCCCAGAAGATCCAGGATATGGAGGTGGAGGCTGAGCCCGACACTCTCCTGTTGATTTGGATGTGGCCATTTAACGAAAAATACGATCTCACCTGCGATACGGTAAATTATAAAGGATGCCGCTTGACTGATGACAAGTCTCTTTACCACGAAGCCCACGGGGTTCTCTTCCACCACGTGAACATTTACGAAAATCTGGAAAACATGCCAAGTGAGCCACGTCCCTGGTTTCAGAAATGGGTGTGGTTAAACATGGAGCCACCTCCAAACTGCAAAAAATTACCTGGACTTGATAACTTGTTCAACGTGACATCCTGTTATCGCTTAGATTCACATATCCCAGTGCGTTATGGGTTTTTGGAGCCACATACATCTGAGGTGGAGAGTTTCCAGCTGCCAACCAAGGACAAGTTGGTTTGTTGGATTGTGAGCAACTGGCATGAggggctcaaaagagttcagtACTACAACGAACTGAAAGAACACATCCACATAGAAACTTATGGGAAGGCTTTTGGCAAACATGTAGATGCTGAAAGCTATACTAGCATTGTCTCAAGTTGTAAATTCTATCTCGCCTTTGAAAACTCTCAACACACAGATTATATCACAGAGAAGTTATTCAGGCCAATGAAACTGGGAACTGTACCCGTAGTTCTGGGCACAACGAGAAGAAACTACGAAGACCAAGTCCCAGGCGACGCTTTCATTCATGTCGATGACTTTCCCACTCCAAAGGAGCTGGCAGAGAGACTCCTTCACCTTGAACAGAATACTGCTGAATATATGACATTCTTTGATTGGAAAAAGAGGTATAGAATTCAACACTTTTATTATGGAACGGAACATGCCTGCAAAACTTGTCGTTACTTACAAAAAAACAGAGGACACCATGCTTGTCATTCTCTTACTCATTGGTTCTGGGATACATAG
- the LOC138406806 gene encoding 4-galactosyl-N-acetylglucosaminide 3-alpha-L-fucosyltransferase 9-like, with protein sequence MSFASCQMTRPRHIAFGCVLLLCFLVIFLTYYYTLENKFPGDDFSVYLKRGNHSCVYPVEAQTQGSNQNRSSEQHEEAPTDGPQKIQDVEVEAEPDTLLLIWMWPFNEKYDLTCDTVNYKGCRLTDDKSLYHKAHGVLFHHWDIDENLENMPSEPRPWFQKWVWLNLEPPPNCKKLPGLDNLFNVTSCYRLDSHIPVHYGFLEPHTSEVESFQLPTKDKLVCWIVSNWHEGLKRVQYYNELKEHIHIETYGKAFGKHVDDESYASIVSSCKFYLAFENSQHTDYITEKLFTPMKLGAVPVALGTTRRNYEDQVPGDAFIHVDDFPTPKELAERLLHLEQNTAEYMTFFDWKKRYRIQHFYHGTEHACKTCRYLQKNRRHHACHSLTHWFWDT encoded by the coding sequence ATGTCCTTCGCGAGCTGCCAGATGACTCGTCCGCGCCATATTGCCTTCGGCTGCgtactgttgttgtgtttcctggTCATTTTTTTAACATACTACTACACACTTGAAAACAAGTTCCCTGGCGATGATTTCAGTGTTTATCTGAAGAGAGGAAATCATTCTTGTGTGTATCCTGTGGAGGCACAGACCCAGGGCTCAAACCAAAACCGTTCCTCGGAGCAGCACGAGGAAGCACCTACCGATGGTCCCCAGAAGATCCaggatgtggaggtggaggctgaGCCCGACACTCTCCTGTTGATTTGGATGTGGCCATTTAACGAAAAATACGATCTCACTTGCGATACGGTAAATTATAAAGGATGCCGCTTGACTGATGACAAGTCTCTTTACCACAAAGCCCACGGGGTTCTCTTCCACCACTGGGACATTGACGAAAATCTGGAAAACATGCCAAGTGAGCCACGTCCCTGGTTTCAGAAATGGGTGTGGTTAAACTTGGAGCCACCTCCAAACTGCAAAAAATTACCTGGACTTGATAACTTGTTCAACGTGACATCCTGTTATCGCTTAGATTCACATATCCCAGTGCATTATGGGTTTTTGGAGCCACATACATCTGAGGTGGAGAGTTTCCAGCTGCCAACCAAGGACAAGTTGGTTTGTTGGATTGTGAGCAACTGGCATGAggggctcaaaagagttcagtACTACAACGAACTGAAAGAACACATCCACATAGAAACTTATGGGAAGGCTTTTGGCAAACATGTAGATGATGAAAGCTATGCTAGCATTGTCTCAAGTTGTAAATTCTATCTCGCCTTTGAAAACTCTCAACACACAGATTATATCACAGAGAAGTTATTCACTCCCATGAAACTGGGAGCTGTACCCGTAGCTCTGGGCACAACGAGAAGAAACTACGAAGACCAAGTCCCAGGCGACGCTTTCATTCATGTCGATGACTTTCCCACTCCAAAGGAGCTGGCAGAGAGACTCCTTCACCTTGAACAGAATACTGCTGAATATATGACATTCTTTGATTGGAAAAAGAGGTATAGAATTCAACACTTTTATCATGGAACGGAACATGCCTGCAAAACTTGTCGTTACttacaaaaaaacagaagacacCATGCTTGTCATTCTCTTACTCATTGGTTCTGGGATACATAG
- the scyl2 gene encoding SCY1-like protein 2 isoform X2, whose amino-acid sequence MESMLNKLKSTVTKVTADVTSAVMGNPVTREFEVGRHIASGGPGMCWRIYNGTKKSTKQEVAVFVFDKKVVDKYQKFEKDQIVDSLKRGVQQLTRLRHPRLLTVQHPLEESRDCLAFCTEPVFASLSNVLGHWDNLPSPVPNDIKEYKLYDVETKYGLLQISEGMSFLHSGVKMVHGNLCPENIILNKSGAWKIMGFDFSISSTNPSDAEPKYTCKEWEPILPPLCLPNPEYLAPEYILSVSCDSASDMYSLGVVMHAIFNEGKPVFQVNKHDIFKSFSRQLDQLSSMSPALLNKIPEEVREHVKMLLSVTPNVRPDADQLTKIPFFDDVGAVTLQYFDSLFQRDNLQKSQFYKGLPKVLPKLPKRVVVYRILPSLTSEFINPDMVPFVLPNVLLIAEECTKEEYIRLILPDLTPVFKQQEPIQILLIFLQKMDLLLTKTPPEEIKNSVLPMVYRALGAPSVQIQELCLNIIPTFANLIDYPSMKNSLIPRIKTACLQTSSLAVRVNSLVCLGKILEYLDKWFVIDEILPFLQQIPSREPAVLMGILGIYKCTFSHKKLGIPKEHLATKSLPHLVSLSIDNNLNLNQFNSFMAVIREMLSRMETEHKTKLEQLHIMQEQQRSLNISNPGNQSEETKSPPSSSNQIDVIFGSTGVNGKENGSAPAAAASQPNRMSLTLEEKQRLAKEQEQAAKLRNQQPLAPQTIKPAATTNSQTKDLTSSLLNNMTSLNSLSLANTARPAPVQGNTMSAFPSSSPMVGSMGTPVSNGFNAPMGFQTGGMGMGIRPTGPGLYGGMATTTSTPNFGALTQNHTSIGQTNKAPDMSALDSLFTPSKPKVSLNQMGPIVAPGTNTPWLNQFGSAQNAQSQMQGVPVGSGGVPTGFGMQANPFFSPQNFSQSAAAPNMNQSGVKHCASVNNDLKDLFG is encoded by the exons ATGGAATCTATGCTTAACAAGCTTAAAAGCACTGTTACTAAGGTAACAGCAGATGTCACCAGCGCTGTCATGGGCAACCCGGTGACACGAGAGTTTGAGGTTGGACGACATATTGCCAGCGGTGGGCCTGGAATGTGCTGGAGAATCTACAATGGCACCAAGAAGTCCACCAAACAG GAAGTGGCAGTGTTTGTGTTCGATAAGAAGGTGGTTGATAAGTATCAGAAATTTGAGAAGGACCAAATCGTTGATTCACTGAAAAGAGGAGTGCAACAGCTGACCAGGCTGCGTCATCCCCGTCTCCTGACTGTGCAGCATCCTCTGGAGGAGTCACG GGACTGCCTGGCGTTCTGTACAGAGCCGGTGTTTGCAAGTCTGTCCAATGTGCTGGGCCACTGGGACAACCTGCCGAGCCCTGTGCCCAACGACATCAAGGAGTACAAGCTCTATGATGTAGAGACCAAGTATGGCTTGCTACAG ATCTCAGAAGGTATGTCCTTCCTCCACAGTGGGGTGAAAATGGTTCATGGCAACTTGTGTCCAGAGAACATAATCCTCAACAAGAGTGGAGCCTGGAAAATCATGGGCTTTGACTTCAGCATCTCCTCGACAAACCCCTCAGATGCTGAG CCCAAGTACACATGTAAAGAGTGGGAGCCCATCCttcctccactctgcctccccAACCCTGAGTACCTGGCCCCTGAGTACATCCTGTCTGTCAGCTGTGACTCTGCCTCCGACATGTACTCACTGGGTGTGGTCATGCATGCCATCTTCAATGAGGGCAAGCCCGTTTTCCAGGTCAACAAGCATGACATTTTCAAGAGCTTCAGCCGACAGCTTGACCAG CTGAGCAGCATGAGTCCAGCACTGCTAAACAAGATCCCAGAGGAGGTGCGGGAGCACGTCAAAATGCTGCTCAGTGTCACGCCCAATGTCCGGCCTGATGCTGACCAGTTGACCAAG ATTCCATTTTTTGACGACGTGGGTGCTGTCACTCTTCAGTATTTTGACTCCCTTTTCCAAAGGGACAACCTACAGAAGTCTCAGTTCTATAAAGGCCTCCCCAAAGTCCTTCCCAAACTGCCCAAG AGAGTGGTGGTGTATCGAATCTTGCCATCATTGACCTCTGAGTTCATCAACCCCGACATGGTTCCCTTCGTGCTGCCCAATGTGCTGCTGATCGCAGAGGAGTGCACAAAAGAGGAGTACATTCGTCTCATCCTGCCTGACCTCACACCTGTTTTCAAACAGCAAGAGCCTATTCAG ATCCTGCTGATCTTCCTGCAGAAGATGGACCTGCTGCTGACCAAAACACCGCCAGAAGAAATCAAGAACAGCGTGTTGCCTATGGTCTACAGAGCTCTTGGAGCCCCGTCTGTACAGATCCAG GAGCTGTGTCTGAACATCATCCCCACATTTGCCAACCTGATTGACTACCCGTCCATGAAGAACTCCCTCATTCCTCGGATCAAAACAGCCTGCCTGCAGACCTCCTCACTAGCT GTACGAGTGAACTCTCTGGTGTGTCTAGGGAAGATCTTGGAGTATCTAGACAAGTGGTTTGTCATTGATGAGATCCTGCCCTTCTTACAACAGATTCCCTCCAGAGAACCAGCAGTGCTCATGGGCATCCTAG GAATTTATAAATGCACATTCAGCCACAAGAAGCTGGGCATTCCAAAAGAGCACCTCGCTACCAAGAGCCTGCCCCACCTCGTCTCTCTTAGTATAGACAACAACCTCAATCTGAATCAG TTTAACTCGTTTATGGCGGTTATACGCGAAATGCTGAGTCGCATGGAGACTGAACACAAGACCAAGTTGGAGCAGCTGCACATcatgcaggagcagcagag GAGTCTAAACATTTCAAACCCAGggaaccaatcagaggagacaaagagtCCACCAAGCTCCAGCAACCAG attGATGTTATCTTTGGCAGCACAGGGGTTAATGGAAAAGAGAATGGGTCtgcaccagctgcagcagcctcacAGCCTAATAGG ATGTCTCTGACTCTTGAGGAGAAACAGCGATTGGCTAAGGAGCAGGAACAAGCAGCCAAACTGAGGAACCAGCAGCCGTTGGCACCACAGACTATCAAACCAGCCGCCACCACCAACTCACAG ACTAAGGATCTGACcagcagccttctcaacaacATGACGTCGCTAAACAGCCTGTCTTTGGCCAACACAGCACGACCAGCCCCAGTGCAGGGCAACACCATGTCTGCCTTTCCCTCCTCCAGCCCCATGGTTGGCTCCATGGGCACCCCAGTCTCTAATGGCTTCAATGCACCTATGGGCTTCCAGACAGGGGGCATGGGGATGGGCATTCGTCCCACGGGCCCTGGCCTCTATGGCGGCATggccaccaccaccagcaccccAAACTTCGGCGCTCTCACACAGAATCATACATCCATTGGGCAGACAAACAAAGCCCCCGACATGTCAGCCTTGGACAGTCTTTTTACACCCAGCAAACCCAAAGTCAGCCTCAACCAAATGGGTCCCATAGTCGCACCTGGAACCAATACACCCTGGCTCAATCAGTTCGGTTCAGCCCAGAACGCTCAATCTCAGATGCAGGGTGTCCCAGTAGGTTCTGGAGGGGTGCCCACTGGGTTTGGGATGCAGGCAAACCCTTTTTTCAGCCCGCAGAACTTTTCTCAATCTGCTGCTGCCCCTAATATGAACCAAAGTGGAGTTAAACATTGTGCATCTGTCAATAATGACCTGAAAGACTTATTCGGGTGA